From the genome of Pseudoliparis swirei isolate HS2019 ecotype Mariana Trench chromosome 10, NWPU_hadal_v1, whole genome shotgun sequence, one region includes:
- the ttll1 gene encoding probable tubulin polyglutamylase TTLL1, with protein sequence MAGKVKWVTDIEKSVLINNFEKREWLQVTENDDWNFYWMSIQTIRTVFSVDTGYRLSDDQMVNHFPNHYELTRKDLLVKNIKRYRKDLEKEGSPLAEKDDNGKYNYLDFVPVTFMLPADYNLFVEEYRKNPSSTWIMKPCGKAQGKGIFLINKLSQIKKWSRDSRTSTFVAAASGKEAYVISLYIDNPLLIGGKKFDLRLYVLVTTYRPLKCYMYKLGFCRFCTVKYTPSTSELDNMFVHLTNVAIQRHGDDYNHVHGGKWTVSNLRLYLESTRGMEVTSRLFDQIHWIVVQSLKAVAPVMNNDKHCFECYGYDIIIDDKLKPWLIEVNASPSLTSSTANDRILKYNLINDTLNIITPNGDIPDCRWNRSPPREALGNYQVLYDEEQAQSENAERDLRSRSGQSLGSKGTKGSAGVRPAAATWK encoded by the exons ATGGCCGGGAAGGTGAAGTGGGTGACGGACATTGAGAAATCAGTGCTCATCAACAACTTCGAGAAGAGGGAATGGCTTCAAGTCACGGAGAACGACGACTGGAATTTCTACTG GATGAGCATCCAGACCATCAGGACCGTGTTCAGCGTGGACACCGGCTACCGCCTGTCGGATGACCAGATGGTCAACCACTTCCCCAACCACTACGAGCTGACCCGCAAGGACCTGCTGGTCAAGAACATCAAGCGCTACCGCAAGGACCTGGAGAAGGAAGGCAGCCCGCTGGCGGAGAAGGACGACAACGGGAAATACAACTATTTAg ACTTCGTGCCCGTGACCTTCATGCTGCCCGCCGACTACAACCTCTTCGTGGAGGAGTACCGCAAGAACCCATCCAGCACCTGGATCATGAAGCCCTGCGGCAAGGCCCAGGGCAAAGGCATCTTCCTCATCAACAAGCTGTCCCAGATCAAGAAGTGGTCCAGGGACAGCCGCACCTCCAC GTTCGTGGCGGCGGCCAGCGGCAAGGAGGCCTACGTCATCTCGCTGTACATCGACAACCCGCTGCTGATCGGGGGGAAGAAGTTCGACCTGCGGCTCTACGTCCTGGTGACCACGTACCGGCCTCTGAAGTGCTACAT GTACAAACTCGGCTTCTGCAGGTTCTGCACGGTCAAGTACACGCCCAGCACCAGCGAGCTGGACAACATGTTTGTCCACCTCACCAATGTGGCCATCCAGAGGCACGGG GATGACTACAACCACGTCCACGGAGGCAAGTGGACGGTGAGTAACCTCCGCTTGTACCTGGAGAGCACCCGAGGGATGGAGGTGACCAGCCGCCTGTTTGACCAGATCCACTGGATCGTGGTGCAGTCGCTGAAGGCCGTGGCC CCCGTGATGAACAATGACAAGCACTGTTTTGAGTGTTACggctatgacatcatcatcgaTGACAAGCTCAAGCCGTGGCTTATTGAG GTCAACGCCTCACCCTCGCTGACCTCCAGCACGGCCAACGACCGCATCCTGAAGTACAACCTCATCAACGACACCCTCAACATCATCACGCCCAACGGGGACATCCCCGACTGCCGCTGGAATCGCAGTCCGCCCCGAGAGGCCCTGGGCAACTATCAAGTCCT